The Terriglobus sp. TAA 43 sequence GTCCTCAAACGTGAACATCAGATTTCGAATTCCGAGGGCCAGGGTGGGTTCCTGTTGCTCGATGCCGTCCAGGATGCTACGACTCGCATTCCCATCCATACGATTGAGCAAATCCGCTACTGCCTTGAATCCCGCATACGATTGCCGTCCAGTCGACCCAAGCGCATGAATCCTCTTGTAAAGAATCACGGCAACACGTTGCGCCATCTCGGGCGAGAACTGACGCATCTCGGCAAGTCGCCGCACCGCCTCCACGCGCAGGTCTTCCGGAAGCTGCATCAACACCGCGGAACCGCGTTTTGGATTCAGATGCGCCAGCACAAGCGCCACCGTCTGCGGATGCTCTCCCTCCAGGAACTTGCTCAACTGCGTGGGGTCCATTTTTTGCAGTGCAACAAGATCACTGGCCTTGCCATCCACATCGGCGCGGCTGATGTCACGAATCAGCTCTTGCGCACGCTGTCTTCCAAATGTTTCCGTCAACAATCGCGTGGCATATTCCACGCCGCCTCGCAGCATGTATTGCTGCGTCTCCTGTAAGCCGTAGAACTCCAGCAATACCTGCGTCTGCTCATCAGGGCTGATGTCACCCACGCGAGAAAGCTCTTCCGTAAGGTGCTGAACCTCCTGTTCACTCAACCCACGCAGAAGCGACTTTGAGGTCTCCTCCCCCAGCGTCACGATCAGGACTGCCGCCTTGCGCAACGGCGGTATATCCAGCTGCGGCATCTGCGGCAGAGCCAGACGTGCCGATGGAGAAGGTAAAGCCACGGGAGCCGATGACATTAATCCATCTCCTCGCTACCAGCGCGAATCCACGAACCAATCAGTCTGGTGTTGTTCTTTGGCTCAGCCTTAATCTGTTCCGTCACGCGATCAAAAATGTGCTGCGTGCTCACACCGGCGCTGGTCCTTATCGATGCTTCATTCGGAATCTCTTGTTCCGCAGATTTTGCCGCTAACATCGGCCGCACCGACACAGGTGCCAGCAATATCTGCGTCTGTTTTGTTATGGGTCGAAGCACCATCATGCCCAGCAACACAATGCCTCCCAGCGTTGCCAGCGCTCGCGGCAGCATCGGTTGCGCTCGCAAAAGTTCGGTTGTCGACTCCATAACCCTGGACCACCCCGCAATCGGAGCATCATCGTTGTTACCAGAAAAAGCCAGATTCTCAAGCACTACAGAGTCGCCCCGCTTCTCGTCATATCCCACGGCTGCTTGCGCCAATTGCTGCAACTGCTTCATTTCATCCGCGGTGCGATGCTGCCACGCGGTATGCAATGCCTTCGCATTCATCTGCCGAATCTCGCGATCATTCACCACAATCGCCGCAGTGATACGTCGTATACGCCCAGCCGACTCTGCCGTGTGCGTTACGTGCCGCGTCACAGCATACTGCGTACTCTCTTCACGCGAATTCTGAGTCTGCCCCGTGCTCGCAATCGTTGGGGATGGTCCGGCCGCAACAGCCGCGGGCGTGCCGTTTGGAGCCGCGTTCTGCGCCGTTGGTTGCGGTGCGGGCGCGTTGCTTCCTGTCCCGGCAACACCGCCAGGACGCGATGCCTGCGCAAGCTGCTCCGTCCGCTGCATACTTAACGGGGCCGATTGCTGCGGATCATAGACCTCGTCGGTGTGTTCTTCCGATCCCTGCACGTAGCTGATTGAAACCGTCGCATGAACGTTCCCCGCACCTGCCAAAGGCTCCAGCACCTGGGTCAACTTGTTCTGCAATGCAATCTCTTCTTCGCGATCATTTGCAGATGCGGAGCTCGCAGTAAAATCCATGCGCCCATCGGCATCTACAAGCGTCACAGCTTCCGGCAGCAAACCTTCAATCGAACTTGCAATCAGATTGCGAATCGCATCGCTCTGTTCCCGCGGCAGATTTGAACGGCGCAGCTTCAGCACAGCCGAGGCCTTCGCCGGCTGGTCTTCCGATGCAAACGCACCCTGCTTTGCTAACACCACGTGCACACGTGCCGACCGCACCGATTGCAGCGTTCCAATCGTGTGCTCCAGCTCCCCTTCCAAAGCCCGCTGGTAGTTCACCTTCTCGTCGAACTCGCTACCCACCCAGTTCGGCTTGTCGAAAAGCTCAAACCCCATGCGCCCCGACTGCGGCAGTCCGCTAGTGGAAATTGCAACGCGCGCTTTGTCCAGTTGTTCAGCCGGAACCTGAAGCGCTGATCCGTCCGGCGTGGTCTGATAGCGGATGCCCGCGGAACTCAACTGCTGCTCCATCGTCGCGGCATCTCTGCCATCCATTCCGCTAAACAGTACGCGCCAATCCGTACGCGTACTCCACCAAACGGAAATACCAGACAGGACCAACAACGCTGCAAGACTCCCCATCAGGAGATGCCTGCGAGCGGGCTCCATGGCACTCCATCGCTCACGAAAGGCCACCAGCATCGCGTTGCTGCGGCTGATCGCCGTTCCTGGTTCCATCGTTGCTGCCATCGTTCCCCGTCCGTTGCGTTAAAACTGCATCTGCATCATCTGCTGGTAGGCAGCTACAGCTTTGTTACGCACCTGGAGTGCGAGTTCAAAGGTCAGATCCGCCTGCTGCGTCGCAATCATGGCCTCGTGCACATCCACACCCTGGCCACTCAATAAGCCCGTCACTGCCTGCTGCGCTTTTGTATCTGCGTTGCTAATCTGCTGCTGCGCGGCATGCATCATGTTTCCAAAAACATTCGAAGGCTGCGCACTCTCCGCAGCGGCCGCTGGCATTCTGCTTTGCAGAAGAGCTTCACGAAGGGCCACGGGATTTTGGATCGGCAACATCTCTCTCTCCGTCCGTTTACTTCAACAGGTCTATGGAAGCGCTCAACATGCCTTTTTCAGCCTGCAAAGCACTTGCGTTCAAACCATACGAGCGACTGGCGCCCATCAGATCCACCATCTCCGTCACCGGATTGATATCCGGAAACGAAACATAACCATCCCCATCTGCATCCGGGTGCGAAGGATCATAGCGTCGCAATGGCGGCGCCTCGCTCTTGAGAATCTCAGCGACCTTCACGCCACCTTCCGGCGCACTCGCATTACTCAATCCAAAACTTTTCATCGCACCGGCAAACGTATTTTCACCAACGCTCTGCAACACGACGCTCTGTCGCTGATACGGCACACCGTCTTCCGTCCGCGTGGTCTCTGCATTCGCCATATTTGCAGCCACCACATCGGCCCGCACACGCTGCGCCGTCAGTGCCGAACCTGTAACCTGCATCATTCCAAATAGGTTCATTGGTTAACTCACTTACCGTCCGACTTAATAGCGTCCATCATTTGCGAGTACTGATGCCTCAGCAGTTCCACACCTGTGCGAAATTGCAACTGAGTCTGCGCCATCAGCATCGATTCGCGATCGAGAGAAACGTTGTTGCCATCCGGTCGCGATGTCAGCCCACCAACATCACTTATGGTCAGATCGCCACTCATACCGTGCGCATCCAGCGCTTTCCCAAACTCACCCTCAAAGTCCAAACCCTGCGTGCGATATCCGGGAGTGTCTACATTGGCCATGTTTGCCGCGGTCAGCTTCATCTGCTGTGTGGTCAGTGTCAGATAACGTTCCAGCGCATCGGCCGTTGGCATCTCAAGCATGAAGCCTCCCTTCAATTAAAGGCAGAATGACTTACTGCCGATAAGTGCATTCTGAAGGCCAAGAGTTAGGCCGCTCCTGAGAGCGGCCTAACTGCGAGCTATGCTTTGCTTGCGATTTTTCTAATGTTGCATCACTGAAATCTGTCCCGGCAGCCGGATATGTTCTGGTCGGATACCCGATTCCTCACCGCACAAAATCACCGCGCGGTGGATCATATGGCCAAGTTCACGAACATTGCCTGACCAATCAAGGTCCATCAATAAAGCCAAGGCTTCTCTGCTGATAGATTTACGGGGCATGCTATCGCCCAGTTTGCGTAATGTATGTTCCACCAGCATGGGAATATCTTCACGCCTCTCCCGCAATGCCGGTATCTCCACTGGAAATACCGCAAGACGGTAATACAAATCCGGCCTGAATCGCCGATCACGCGCCAGTTCCTCTAACGGTTGGTGTGTGGCCGCGACAATGCGCACATCCACACGAATAGGGTCATTCTCACCCACCTTCTGAATCTCGCCACTCTCCAGGAAACGAAGCATCTTCGCCTGTAGCGGCAGAGGCATCTCTCCAATTTCGTCCAGAAACAGCGTGCCGCCATGCGCTGCTTCAATGCGCCCCATGCGCGAGGAAACCGCTCCTGTAAACGCGCCCCGCGTATGACCAAACAATTCCGCCTCCAGCAGATGTTCCGGAATGGCAGCACAGTTCAGCACAACAAACGGCTTTCCTGCACGAGGACTCAACCGATGCACGGCCTTTGCCACCAGCTCTTTTCCCGTACCCGTTTCGCCCAACACCAGCACGTTCGCCGTATGAGCAGCCACCAGCCGGATCTGCAGTGCCAACTCCCGCATCTTCAAAGCATCGCCGACAAATTCAGGAAGATGCATCTTGATCTCTTCCGGGACGTCAGGCACCATCGGCTTGGCCGCAAATACAGGCATCGAAACGGGCGCTGTAACAGGCGCATGAAGCCAGGATGCCCCGTCGAAACCTCCGGTTGAAGGCGAAGGTTCCATGCGAATTTCCTGCGCCTCTCGCAACGCGTGCAGCAGCTCATTGCGTCGCGCACTACGCACCGTGGACCCGTTACAGCTGCCATCCATCTGCAACATATCCGTCGCAGGACAAACCGTCGCAGCGTACTCCGCGAACTCTGACGCATCCAGGTCCGGCAGCCAATGATCCACAATCATCGCCTCCGGTGCCATGCTTCCGAGATGCATCATTGCCTCCGCCCCTCCGGAAGCAGGAAACACCTGCCAACGCAGGCCAGCAAGCAAAGCAGAAAGCTTATGCCGCAACTCCGTATCAGGAGTTACTAACACCACAGAGCGTTGCTGAACAGACGCAGCCGCCATCGGATTCATCGCGTTCCTCCCGCGTGCAGACGCGCTACTGCCTCACGCACTCGATCCATCTCCGCAACCGCTCGGCGGCACTCCGTACGCGCGGTCTTCAACGCGTCCTGGATCTGCTCCGGATCTGTTCGAAGAGCAGCCATCTCCACGGTAAACAACAGCGCCGTCAATGGCTGCGCAAGCATGTGAATAGCATCATCCAACTCTTCCAATGCGGCATCGTTCACAGTCGACCTCATCTGGTTCACGCAACCTCCAGCGCTGCTCGATAACCCGTGGTGGCAGACATCGCACCAAATCGCGGCGTACCAATATTATGTTTCGCGGCAATGCCATATCCCTCGCCACGCATTGTCTGCACCAAGCCTGATGCTCCCACTGCGCCTAGCTTGCGACGGAGATAGTTCACATACACATCCACCACGTTGGTTCCTGCATCTGGCGACATCTGCCACACGTTCTCCAGCAATTCACGACGTGACACCGCCCGTCCCTTCTGCAGCAACAGGTACTCCAGCAACAGGAATTCCTTCGAGGTAAATTCCAAAACTTCGTCCTGATACGAAACAGTACGTTGAATGCGATCCATCCGCACCCCTGCACATTGCAGAATGCCCGCCGCAGATCCCATCCGCCGCCGACCAATTGCCTTGCAACGTGCAAGCAGTTCATGCATTGAGAACGGTTTCAACAGATAGTCGTCCGCTCCCAACTCCAAGCATTCAATCTTGTTAGATAACTGCGACCGGCCCGTCAGCACCAGGATCGACATTGACGCAACCCGGTCTTGCAGTGCGCGCAGCACATCCATTCCATCCATCTGCGGAAGTCCCAGATCCAGTACCAGCAGATCGGGCACGTCCTCCTGAATACCTTCCACCGTACTTGCGCCATCTGCAACGGCGCGAACGGTGTGTCCTTCCAGTTCGAGCGCCTTCTTCAAAAACAAAGAAAGTGCCGCATCATCTTCTGCCACCATCACTCTCATCTCTGTTCCTCCTGCGTTCCGTTTGTCCATGTGCGGGCAGGTGCGCTTTCCGATCCGGCATCTGTCTCCACTCCAAGATGACGCGAACATAAGAGCAAAACAATAATTCGCTTGGCACTGCGTCGGCGAGTCGTACCACATCGGGAACGACCGCGCTACCCCATTGGCTTTCTTGGTACAAAATATTTTTACCTTGCAGTTCGCCTTTTATTCGCTACAATTTCAGCCATGGCGATCACGCGGCGACAAAAAGAGGTTCTGGACTTCCTCTCAGGCTTTACCCAGCGCAAGGGATACTCCCCTTCCTACGAAGAAATTGCGGCTGGGCTCGGTCTGAATTCGCTCGCAACAGTGCATAAACACATCACAAACCTGCACAATAAGGGCCTGTTGCAACGCGCCCATAACCGCAGCCGCTCCATCGACGTCCTTTCACCAAGGAATTCCCGTAAAGGGAATGAACGTCTGCCTCTCCTGGGCCGCATCGCTGCTGGCCGCCCCGTGGAAGCCATCGAAACAGCCGAATCTATCTCCCTCTCGGAGATCATCGGCAACCGCGAAGTCTTCGCCCTCGAAGTCCGCGGCGACAGCATGCGCGACGAACACATCGTCAACGGCGACTATGTATTGGTGGAACGCACCAGCACCGCCCGTGAAGGTGAAATCGTTGTGGCGCTGGTCGACGGTTCAGACGCAACGCTGAAGCGCTATTACAAGGAAGGCAACCTGATCCGCTTGCAGCCTTCCAACAATGAGATGGCCCCCATCTTCGCCCCAGCCGACCGCGTCGCAATTCAGGGCAAGGTCCTCGGCATGTTGCGCAAGTATGCCTGAGAACGCCAGCAGCGAATTACGCTGCGATCTTCTCGTCTTCGATCTGGACGGAACGCTGATCGATTCGGAACAAGACCTCGCTGCGTCGGTCAATGCAACACTCGCCTTTCTGGGCCGCGAGAAGCTCCCGCCCCATCGCATTGCAGAGTTCATCGGTGATGGCGCTGCAATGCTCGTGCGCCGTGCTTTAGAAGCCACAGGCGGCATGGACGAAATAGCGTTCGCGCAAGCGATTCCCTTCTTCCTGGACTACTATCGCGCGCACGATCTCGACTTCACCTACGTCTATCCCGGCGTGATCAGTGAACTCCGCAAGATCCGCGCAACTGCACCATCCCTGCCGATGGCAATCCTCACCAACAAGCCATACCGCCCATCGCACGTCATCTGTTCTGGCCTTGGGCTGTCTGAGTTCTTCTTCGCCAACTATGGCGGCGACAGTTTCCCCACCAAGAAGCCCGATCCCGAAGGCATGCACTCATTGATGGAAGAAGCATCGCGCATGCTGGGCCGCCCGGTATCCTCGCAACGAACCGTCCTCGTAGGCGACTCCCACGTCGACGTCGCCACCGCACGCAACGCTGGCGCCTTCTGCCTGGGGTGCAGCTACGGATTAGCACCGGAAAAACTACGCGAAGCGGGCCCGGATGCGATGGTGGATAGCCCAACCAAATGGCTCAATGCTCTACAAACACTTCTGCGCTAACCCTCGGCAGGAGTAGCTTCTCGTTCCTGCCGGATCAGGTTTCCACTCACCGCCGCACCGGCAGCAGGATGCATCGTCCAATACGATGGCAAACTCAACGCAGCCAAGCCAGCCATCACGCAAAACGCAACCCGAAAATCAAACGCACTTGCACCACCACGCACCAGTGCGCTGCCGTGCAAAGCCAGCGCAGAAACAGCCACACCAAGACTCGTCGTCATCTGGTTAATCGTCGTAGCCAGCGTGGTGCCGCTGTTCTTCAACTTCTCCGGCAGGTCCGCGAATCCCATCGTCGTAAGCGCCGTCAGTTCCATCGATCGCCCAAGTCCACCCGCAAACAGAACAAGCAGAGTGATCACCTTTGGCGTGGTTGCATGAAGCCATCCGCAAGCCACCAGCGCTAACGCGGTCAACGTCCCATTCCACAGCAGAACGGTGCGAAAGCCATAGCGACGAAGCAGCGGCCCCGTCAGCGGCTTCATCGCAAGATTCCCTGCAAACACCGCCATCGTCAGCGATCCCGATTCCAGGGGATTCAGCCCGAATGCCTCCTGAAACAACAACGGCAACAGGAACGGCACAGAAAATACTGCCATCCGGAACAACGAGCCAGCACCATTCGATACGCGGAATGTCTCAATACGAAACACCTCCAGCGAAAACAAAGGCTTTTCCGCTCGACGCAGCCACCACACCAATGCCACTGACAACGCGACAGTCAACACCAGCAACACCGCAGCCTTCATCCCGGGAGCATGTTGCACTTCCAGCGATTCCAGCAGATACATCAGGCAGAACGAAGCCGATCCAGCAAGCAGAAATCCCGGAAGATCGAAACTCTCACGAACCGTCTCACGATCCTTCGGGACCAGCTTCAACGCCAGCGCAAACAGCACCACGCCAATCGGCACGTTCAGCAGAAACATCCACGGCCACGTCGTAAACGACAGAATCCACCCACCCAACGGTGGCCCAAGGATAGGCGCCACCAGCGCAGGCCAGATCGTGTAAGCAATCGCCTTCATCAACTGCGCTTTGGTGGAAGCGCGCAGCACCATCAACCGCCCAACCGGCACCATCATCGACCCGCCAATGCCCTGCAACACGCGCGAAGCCGTAAACAACGGCAACGTATGGCTAAGCCCACACAAGGCAGAGGCGCAAGTGAAGATCAGAATGGCCGATGTGAAAACGCGTCGCTCGCCAAACCGCGTGGCCACCCATCCGCTCACCGGAATGAAGATCGCCAGGGTTAGCAGATAGGCCGTAATGCCAACGTTCACGGCAATGGCAGACGTGCCGAAATCGCGCGCCATCGTCGGCAACCCGGTCGCGATAATCGTCGCATCCAGGTTCTCCATAAACAGCGCGCCCGCTGACAGCAGCGCAACAGCCAGCGCATGTCCGCGCAGCGTGGACGGGTCTTCGACTTTCTTTGAAGTGTTCGCCAAGCTCTTAGTTTACTAAGCCGCGGCCGTCTCCGCAGACGACACACGTAGCTTCATCGACTGGCGATGCCAGTAAGTCAGCGAACGCCACGCCCACTCCACCGGCCCAAACTGGAAGTAGCGCAGCCAGATGGCACTGAAGATCAGGTTGAACGCCCACACTCCCGCCATCACGTAATAGACCTTGTAGTATGTCATGTACCCGTACCAGTGCGTTGGTCCCCACACAAACAGGAAGCGGCAGATCACGCTCGTTGCCAGGTAGTTGGACAACGCCATCTGCCCCACGTTGGCCACAGCCTTCGCAGCCCAACGTAATGCACCAGCACGCACAATCAACAGGATCACCGCGGCATTCGCTAATGCGCCGCTCACGCGACAAATATCGTAAGGCGCGAATAACCAGATCGTAGACTTCACAATCTCAAAGCCGCTCTTCCACGCGATGATCGCCCCAGCCGCACCCAGCGGCAACGAAATCGCATAGCCAATCACGGCGGTCCAAACGTACACCTTCGTCGATTGCTCACCGGTAAGAAATCCATTCTTGTATAGCGCCATGCCCAGCAGCATGAAGATCAGCACATCCGGAAACGCAAACTCGATCACCTGCTCTGACTTGATTGCATCCTTCGCGTCGGCGGCCAATGCCTTGCCATAGCCCTTGTGGTCAGCAATATCTTTTTCTGTGTCTACGCGCAGGCGGCTCCAGTCTTTGTCCTGCGACACCTTCTCAACAATGTTCTTGCGTTCCTTCTCTGTCAGCGTTTTACCCGCATGCACCTTGGCAATGGCATCAACGCCACCCTTGTTCGTGTAATACACGCCTACACTGCGCCCAACACCCGCAGCCAGCACCCACACCAACAGCAACCATCCGGCAGTCCTTCGCAGCGTCTTCGACTTCAAGTGACGCATGGGATACAGGAAGATCAAGCCCGTGACGCCATACCAGAAAAGAATGTCGCCATTCCAGATCAGAAGCGCGTGCAGCATCCCAAACACGACCAGCCACATATTGCGGCGAAGATAGATATCCGCCACACGATCGCCACCGCCACGCCGCTCCGCACGCTCC is a genomic window containing:
- the fliG gene encoding flagellar motor switch protein FliG, whose translation is MSSAPVALPSPSARLALPQMPQLDIPPLRKAAVLIVTLGEETSKSLLRGLSEQEVQHLTEELSRVGDISPDEQTQVLLEFYGLQETQQYMLRGGVEYATRLLTETFGRQRAQELIRDISRADVDGKASDLVALQKMDPTQLSKFLEGEHPQTVALVLAHLNPKRGSAVLMQLPEDLRVEAVRRLAEMRQFSPEMAQRVAVILYKRIHALGSTGRQSYAGFKAVADLLNRMDGNASRSILDGIEQQEPTLALGIRNLMFTFEDLLTVPPGSIRELVSAADKRMLALALKSADENLKAHLFSAMSSRAVEMLQEDMETLGPVRGRDVAQAQHELLSLARKLEAEGKMILKVEADDGLGR
- the fliF gene encoding flagellar basal-body MS-ring/collar protein FliF is translated as MAATMEPGTAISRSNAMLVAFRERWSAMEPARRHLLMGSLAALLVLSGISVWWSTRTDWRVLFSGMDGRDAATMEQQLSSAGIRYQTTPDGSALQVPAEQLDKARVAISTSGLPQSGRMGFELFDKPNWVGSEFDEKVNYQRALEGELEHTIGTLQSVRSARVHVVLAKQGAFASEDQPAKASAVLKLRRSNLPREQSDAIRNLIASSIEGLLPEAVTLVDADGRMDFTASSASANDREEEIALQNKLTQVLEPLAGAGNVHATVSISYVQGSEEHTDEVYDPQQSAPLSMQRTEQLAQASRPGGVAGTGSNAPAPQPTAQNAAPNGTPAAVAAGPSPTIASTGQTQNSREESTQYAVTRHVTHTAESAGRIRRITAAIVVNDREIRQMNAKALHTAWQHRTADEMKQLQQLAQAAVGYDEKRGDSVVLENLAFSGNNDDAPIAGWSRVMESTTELLRAQPMLPRALATLGGIVLLGMMVLRPITKQTQILLAPVSVRPMLAAKSAEQEIPNEASIRTSAGVSTQHIFDRVTEQIKAEPKNNTRLIGSWIRAGSEEMD
- the fliE gene encoding flagellar hook-basal body complex protein FliE, coding for MLPIQNPVALREALLQSRMPAAAAESAQPSNVFGNMMHAAQQQISNADTKAQQAVTGLLSGQGVDVHEAMIATQQADLTFELALQVRNKAVAAYQQMMQMQF
- the flgC gene encoding flagellar basal body rod protein FlgC → MNLFGMMQVTGSALTAQRVRADVVAANMANAETTRTEDGVPYQRQSVVLQSVGENTFAGAMKSFGLSNASAPEGGVKVAEILKSEAPPLRRYDPSHPDADGDGYVSFPDINPVTEMVDLMGASRSYGLNASALQAEKGMLSASIDLLK
- a CDS encoding flagellar basal body protein: MLEMPTADALERYLTLTTQQMKLTAANMANVDTPGYRTQGLDFEGEFGKALDAHGMSGDLTISDVGGLTSRPDGNNVSLDRESMLMAQTQLQFRTGVELLRHQYSQMMDAIKSDGK
- a CDS encoding sigma-54 dependent transcriptional regulator; its protein translation is MNPMAAASVQQRSVVLVTPDTELRHKLSALLAGLRWQVFPASGGAEAMMHLGSMAPEAMIVDHWLPDLDASEFAEYAATVCPATDMLQMDGSCNGSTVRSARRNELLHALREAQEIRMEPSPSTGGFDGASWLHAPVTAPVSMPVFAAKPMVPDVPEEIKMHLPEFVGDALKMRELALQIRLVAAHTANVLVLGETGTGKELVAKAVHRLSPRAGKPFVVLNCAAIPEHLLEAELFGHTRGAFTGAVSSRMGRIEAAHGGTLFLDEIGEMPLPLQAKMLRFLESGEIQKVGENDPIRVDVRIVAATHQPLEELARDRRFRPDLYYRLAVFPVEIPALRERREDIPMLVEHTLRKLGDSMPRKSISREALALLMDLDWSGNVRELGHMIHRAVILCGEESGIRPEHIRLPGQISVMQH
- a CDS encoding histidine kinase → MNQMRSTVNDAALEELDDAIHMLAQPLTALLFTVEMAALRTDPEQIQDALKTARTECRRAVAEMDRVREAVARLHAGGTR
- a CDS encoding response regulator transcription factor, with protein sequence MRVMVAEDDAALSLFLKKALELEGHTVRAVADGASTVEGIQEDVPDLLVLDLGLPQMDGMDVLRALQDRVASMSILVLTGRSQLSNKIECLELGADDYLLKPFSMHELLARCKAIGRRRMGSAAGILQCAGVRMDRIQRTVSYQDEVLEFTSKEFLLLEYLLLQKGRAVSRRELLENVWQMSPDAGTNVVDVYVNYLRRKLGAVGASGLVQTMRGEGYGIAAKHNIGTPRFGAMSATTGYRAALEVA
- the lexA gene encoding transcriptional repressor LexA; the encoded protein is MAITRRQKEVLDFLSGFTQRKGYSPSYEEIAAGLGLNSLATVHKHITNLHNKGLLQRAHNRSRSIDVLSPRNSRKGNERLPLLGRIAAGRPVEAIETAESISLSEIIGNREVFALEVRGDSMRDEHIVNGDYVLVERTSTAREGEIVVALVDGSDATLKRYYKEGNLIRLQPSNNEMAPIFAPADRVAIQGKVLGMLRKYA
- a CDS encoding HAD hydrolase-like protein codes for the protein MPENASSELRCDLLVFDLDGTLIDSEQDLAASVNATLAFLGREKLPPHRIAEFIGDGAAMLVRRALEATGGMDEIAFAQAIPFFLDYYRAHDLDFTYVYPGVISELRKIRATAPSLPMAILTNKPYRPSHVICSGLGLSEFFFANYGGDSFPTKKPDPEGMHSLMEEASRMLGRPVSSQRTVLVGDSHVDVATARNAGAFCLGCSYGLAPEKLREAGPDAMVDSPTKWLNALQTLLR
- a CDS encoding DHA2 family efflux MFS transporter permease subunit, which encodes MANTSKKVEDPSTLRGHALAVALLSAGALFMENLDATIIATGLPTMARDFGTSAIAVNVGITAYLLTLAIFIPVSGWVATRFGERRVFTSAILIFTCASALCGLSHTLPLFTASRVLQGIGGSMMVPVGRLMVLRASTKAQLMKAIAYTIWPALVAPILGPPLGGWILSFTTWPWMFLLNVPIGVVLFALALKLVPKDRETVRESFDLPGFLLAGSASFCLMYLLESLEVQHAPGMKAAVLLVLTVALSVALVWWLRRAEKPLFSLEVFRIETFRVSNGAGSLFRMAVFSVPFLLPLLFQEAFGLNPLESGSLTMAVFAGNLAMKPLTGPLLRRYGFRTVLLWNGTLTALALVACGWLHATTPKVITLLVLFAGGLGRSMELTALTTMGFADLPEKLKNSGTTLATTINQMTTSLGVAVSALALHGSALVRGGASAFDFRVAFCVMAGLAALSLPSYWTMHPAAGAAVSGNLIRQEREATPAEG
- a CDS encoding DUF418 domain-containing protein — its product is MATSSLAFDESALPAGVAEELAGPPEPSLGPVSRQERIGALDVLRGFSLMGILIMNVTDFAYGYTNYAVPLSMLVPVFNGPHAKANTLAWMLRWVLAEGKMRAMFSMLFGAGAVLLTERAERRGGGDRVADIYLRRNMWLVVFGMLHALLIWNGDILFWYGVTGLIFLYPMRHLKSKTLRRTAGWLLLVWVLAAGVGRSVGVYYTNKGGVDAIAKVHAGKTLTEKERKNIVEKVSQDKDWSRLRVDTEKDIADHKGYGKALAADAKDAIKSEQVIEFAFPDVLIFMLLGMALYKNGFLTGEQSTKVYVWTAVIGYAISLPLGAAGAIIAWKSGFEIVKSTIWLFAPYDICRVSGALANAAVILLIVRAGALRWAAKAVANVGQMALSNYLATSVICRFLFVWGPTHWYGYMTYYKVYYVMAGVWAFNLIFSAIWLRYFQFGPVEWAWRSLTYWHRQSMKLRVSSAETAAA